From one Paenibacillus sp. FSL K6-1330 genomic stretch:
- a CDS encoding copper resistance protein CopC, with protein MLKHVKASILLTLGLLLILVFPTATWAHSKLETSTPAADAKLTESVQEVSLSFNENIDENLSTLKIKNAQGESVEVAEVKINQNTMLGTLAAPLPSGSYTVEWKIVGGDGHPVDGTYAFEVDAPEAEVTPETPAGTEETPADTGNTQDETAPADNTASDNTDQTADQNQQADNTSATDTEQSAGSGSTVWIVVIVIVAVVAGYFGIRASRKKK; from the coding sequence GTGTTGAAACATGTGAAAGCTTCAATCTTGCTGACCTTGGGTCTGCTGCTAATACTGGTGTTCCCGACTGCAACGTGGGCCCATTCCAAGCTGGAAACCAGTACGCCCGCGGCAGATGCCAAGCTGACGGAAAGCGTGCAGGAAGTAAGCCTGTCATTTAATGAAAATATCGATGAAAACTTGAGCACGCTCAAGATTAAAAATGCGCAAGGCGAATCGGTTGAAGTAGCGGAGGTCAAGATCAACCAGAATACCATGCTGGGCACACTGGCTGCACCGCTTCCATCCGGCTCCTATACGGTCGAATGGAAAATCGTGGGCGGCGATGGACATCCCGTGGATGGAACATACGCCTTCGAGGTAGATGCCCCGGAAGCGGAAGTTACCCCGGAGACACCAGCAGGTACTGAAGAAACGCCTGCGGATACAGGAAATACACAGGATGAAACAGCACCAGCAGATAACACCGCTTCGGACAACACGGATCAGACGGCTGACCAGAATCAGCAGGCAGACAACACTTCTGCTACCGATACCGAACAATCGGCAGGCAGTGGGTCAACCGTGTGGATCGTCGTCATCGTGATTGTAGCGGTTGTTGCAGGATACTTTGGAATTAGAGCATCACGGAAGAAAAAATAA
- a CDS encoding CopD family protein, translated as MSYYWLGEPFLYLAYAMLAGITVLSLVPKAYKPEISVPAWLGPVAAAAIIVFGFVPLLQIIMFFKDDIGFWKSFNSIMFKFSEGERYAWILVLSILLAILTMIVRRKPGSVLRWLMPIALLGIAVAMSSFNHAASLFDGVGQLAFFGHFTAMAIWTGTLLLTGWFSADQERWSAFLRWFHPLAVTCVIVVIGSGLFLMTAVTPEPINSWTLSYGQALLVKHILILPLLVFAFVNGYLVKRKLRRDSGYRPAAWARSEGILIWLIYIVTGYMNQQPAPHEVIDTLASYGPAATFVWFHPGFTIGELAFTWSWIGILSLCLGLALLWNVVNVFRRNRAAAVGLLSGLGAVVLIYCGLMFSVTAV; from the coding sequence ATGTCTTACTATTGGTTAGGTGAGCCGTTTCTATATCTAGCCTACGCCATGCTGGCAGGCATCACGGTATTGTCCCTCGTACCGAAAGCATATAAGCCGGAAATTTCAGTTCCGGCCTGGCTTGGTCCAGTGGCAGCAGCAGCCATCATCGTATTCGGATTTGTGCCGCTGCTGCAAATCATCATGTTTTTCAAGGATGATATCGGGTTCTGGAAGTCCTTTAACAGCATCATGTTCAAGTTCAGTGAGGGCGAGCGTTACGCCTGGATTCTGGTTCTCTCGATCCTATTGGCGATTCTGACCATGATCGTCCGCCGGAAACCCGGTTCTGTATTACGCTGGCTTATGCCTATTGCCTTGCTGGGCATTGCGGTGGCCATGTCCTCGTTTAACCATGCGGCATCCCTGTTCGATGGCGTTGGGCAGCTTGCCTTCTTCGGCCATTTCACCGCGATGGCGATATGGACGGGGACGTTGCTGCTTACAGGATGGTTCAGCGCGGATCAGGAGCGCTGGAGCGCGTTTCTCAGATGGTTTCATCCATTAGCGGTCACCTGCGTCATCGTTGTGATCGGATCGGGTCTGTTCCTGATGACGGCGGTGACGCCGGAGCCCATAAACAGCTGGACGCTGTCCTATGGGCAAGCTCTGCTGGTTAAGCATATTCTTATTCTGCCGCTATTGGTGTTTGCCTTTGTTAATGGTTATCTCGTAAAGCGCAAGCTGCGCCGGGATTCCGGTTATCGTCCAGCGGCATGGGCACGAAGTGAAGGAATTCTGATCTGGTTGATCTATATCGTCACCGGATATATGAACCAGCAGCCGGCTCCGCATGAGGTAATCGATACATTGGCCTCCTATGGTCCTGCTGCAACCTTTGTTTGGTTCCATCCCGGGTTTACGATTGGTGAACTGGCATTTACGTGGAGCTGGATAGGAATTCTTAGTCTGTGTCTCGGCCTTGCTCTTCTGTGGAATGTCGTGAACGTATTTCGCAGAAACCGGGCAGCTGCCGTCGGACTGTTAAGCGGCTTAGGCGCAGTTGTGTTGATCTATTGCGGCCTGATGTTCTCGGTTACCGCTGTTTAA
- a CDS encoding GNAT family N-acetyltransferase yields the protein MYIQERARRQGLAGLLIAFLEEQLIARGVKTVKVLTGHDNHAAIGVYEKSGYKREDEVFLEKELE from the coding sequence ATGTATATTCAGGAGCGGGCGAGAAGGCAGGGGCTGGCGGGCTTGCTGATCGCTTTCCTGGAAGAACAATTGATTGCGCGTGGGGTTAAGACCGTAAAGGTGCTTACGGGTCATGATAATCATGCGGCCATTGGAGTTTATGAGAAATCGGGTTATAAGCGGGAGGATGAAGTGTTTCTGGAGAAAGAGCTGGAGTAA
- a CDS encoding AraC family transcriptional regulator has translation MKRPMETYHGDTFFQDDTLMYVNRNVENFTGSYHNHDFLEIAYIAEGEGFHHLENSVQRVRKGQMFYIPLGMPHVFRPTAANGKPLIVNNCIFSVQLLPKLIAFASGSDTAAFLKRMEDGSLGYHAIMDRHDRFERLFCSLYEQNARPGSGSAIYLHTLLLQLIIEFNRAIELSQPMTSEPQHYSFHDVLQYVEGQYMQELTLTQLAQISGFSERHLQRLFRRYTGQSWHHYLQTVRIRMSRELLRTTPDKISTIAEKVGYKDMHSFHSVFKRNTGLTPGQYRSDVQHPE, from the coding sequence ATGAAACGACCGATGGAAACCTATCACGGAGATACCTTTTTCCAGGACGACACCTTGATGTATGTGAATCGCAACGTGGAGAATTTTACAGGCTCTTACCATAACCATGATTTTCTGGAGATTGCTTATATTGCGGAGGGTGAAGGCTTTCACCACCTGGAGAACTCGGTACAGCGCGTACGCAAAGGTCAAATGTTCTATATACCACTCGGAATGCCTCACGTATTTAGACCCACCGCTGCAAACGGGAAACCGCTCATTGTGAACAATTGCATATTCTCCGTACAGCTGCTGCCCAAACTGATTGCTTTTGCATCAGGTTCGGATACGGCAGCCTTTTTGAAACGTATGGAAGATGGATCCCTTGGGTACCACGCGATTATGGACCGTCATGATCGCTTTGAGAGGCTCTTTTGCTCCCTTTATGAGCAAAATGCCAGGCCAGGCAGCGGTTCTGCCATTTATCTGCACACGCTGCTGCTACAGCTGATCATAGAGTTCAACCGGGCCATTGAACTTTCACAACCCATGACATCAGAGCCTCAACACTACTCCTTTCATGATGTTCTTCAATACGTGGAGGGGCAGTACATGCAAGAGCTCACTTTGACGCAGCTTGCACAGATCAGCGGATTCAGCGAACGCCACCTGCAGCGGTTATTCCGCCGGTATACAGGCCAGAGCTGGCATCACTATCTGCAGACCGTACGCATTCGAATGAGCCGCGAGCTGCTGCGCACCACCCCCGACAAAATCAGTACAATTGCCGAGAAGGTCGGTTATAAGGACATGCATTCTTTCCATTCGGTGTTTAAGAGAAATACAGGGCTCACGCCTGGTCAATACCGGAGCGATGTTCAGCATCCTGAGTAA
- a CDS encoding glycoside hydrolase family 78 protein yields MFSVTDLRCEYQHNPIGIGEKHPRFCWKLVSDERAVSQTAYEIEVSNDDTFAKPLWTSGKVASTQSVHVELSEWNVSSCKRYTYRVRAWNQAGKLSEWSDAAYWETGKLQGEKWAGKWISAPRSLLPADSAHLPLLRKSFSLKSPIAKARIYASALGLYELELNGQRVGDGYFTPGWTSYDHTIQTQTYDVTEMLHSGQNAIGAWLGNGWYKGQLGWEDRRAIYGECLALLLELHITYADGSEEVIATDSSWQSAKGPIQMSELYHGETYDARLELEGFSSGDYKANDWYDVELIDHGYEKLKPQINEPVRAVQTVRPVECRTTPKGETVIDFGQNLVGWVRFSVSGAKGTMVTLQHAEILDSDGNFYTENLRTAKQTIQYTLKGGGKEIYEPHFTFQGFRYVRLDGFTEEQLDPGAFEAVVLHSDFEETGTFQCSEPMVNQLQSNIRWGLKGNFLDVPTDCPQRDERLGWTGDAQMFIGTAAYLANVAPFFTKWLSDLAAEQRDDGAVPFVVPHVLGDEAYASAAWGDAAVICPWTVYVNYGDRRILERQYRSMKSWVSYIQAQGENEYLWNTGFHFGDWLGLDAKSGDYVGATERDLIASAFYCYSVELLKKTAVVLGQEKDAALYTELKEKVVAAFRNEFVTPSGRLAASTQTAHVLALMFGLLDEEAEKRAAKRLYSLLEESRFHLTTGFVGTPYMNHVLSQHGMHDAAYKLLLQRDYPSWLYPVTKGATTIWEHWDGIKEDGSFWSRDMNSFNHYAYGAIGEWLYRTVAGIQTVEEAPGYKHIVIAPVPGEELTWAEGKIDTLYGTVRSSWRMESGGAFQLEVSIPPNTTAEIRLPGVFNASSITEGEGIPVGQARGIQSACGGETGVVIQAGSGEYAFRYVYSDHAVKS; encoded by the coding sequence ATGTTCAGCGTAACGGATCTACGATGTGAGTATCAGCATAATCCGATAGGAATCGGCGAGAAGCACCCGCGTTTTTGTTGGAAGTTGGTCTCGGACGAAAGAGCAGTCAGTCAAACGGCCTATGAGATTGAGGTTTCGAATGATGATACCTTTGCCAAGCCCCTTTGGACCTCAGGGAAAGTGGCTTCAACGCAATCGGTTCATGTGGAATTAAGCGAATGGAATGTATCGTCTTGTAAGCGCTATACTTATCGAGTCCGCGCATGGAATCAAGCCGGGAAACTATCGGAATGGTCGGATGCAGCCTATTGGGAGACGGGGAAACTGCAAGGGGAGAAATGGGCAGGGAAATGGATTTCAGCACCTAGGTCTTTGCTGCCTGCTGACTCTGCTCATCTACCGCTGCTTCGCAAGAGCTTCAGCTTAAAGTCCCCCATTGCGAAGGCAAGAATATACGCCTCGGCCTTAGGGCTTTATGAACTGGAGCTGAACGGACAGCGAGTGGGAGATGGTTATTTCACGCCCGGCTGGACGAGTTACGATCATACGATTCAGACACAGACCTATGATGTGACGGAGATGCTGCATTCAGGCCAAAACGCGATCGGCGCTTGGCTCGGAAATGGCTGGTACAAGGGACAATTGGGGTGGGAGGATCGGAGAGCGATCTATGGAGAGTGTTTAGCGCTTCTGCTGGAGCTGCATATTACGTATGCAGACGGGAGCGAAGAAGTAATTGCAACTGATTCAAGCTGGCAGTCGGCCAAAGGCCCGATCCAGATGTCGGAACTCTACCATGGTGAAACCTATGATGCCCGGTTGGAGCTGGAAGGGTTCAGTTCAGGAGATTATAAGGCAAATGATTGGTATGATGTCGAGTTGATCGATCACGGTTACGAGAAACTGAAGCCTCAGATTAACGAGCCCGTGAGAGCCGTTCAAACGGTGCGGCCCGTTGAATGTCGGACCACACCAAAAGGTGAAACCGTCATCGACTTCGGACAGAATTTGGTGGGCTGGGTCCGATTTAGCGTGTCCGGTGCGAAGGGCACCATGGTGACGCTGCAGCATGCGGAGATACTGGATTCCGATGGTAACTTTTATACGGAGAACCTCAGAACCGCTAAACAAACGATTCAGTACACGTTAAAAGGCGGCGGGAAAGAAATCTATGAGCCTCATTTTACATTCCAAGGCTTCCGATATGTCCGTTTAGACGGTTTCACGGAGGAGCAGCTGGACCCGGGGGCTTTCGAAGCGGTTGTGCTTCATTCGGATTTTGAAGAGACCGGAACATTCCAATGCTCGGAACCCATGGTGAATCAATTGCAGAGCAACATTCGGTGGGGACTCAAGGGGAATTTCCTGGATGTGCCCACGGATTGCCCGCAGCGTGATGAGCGGCTTGGCTGGACCGGTGATGCACAGATGTTTATTGGTACGGCGGCCTATCTTGCCAATGTGGCACCTTTCTTCACAAAATGGTTATCGGATCTGGCTGCAGAACAGCGCGATGACGGAGCCGTTCCATTCGTTGTCCCGCATGTGCTTGGCGATGAAGCATATGCTTCGGCCGCATGGGGAGATGCGGCAGTCATATGCCCGTGGACGGTATATGTCAATTATGGCGATCGACGGATATTGGAGCGTCAATATAGGAGCATGAAGAGCTGGGTCTCGTACATTCAGGCTCAAGGAGAGAATGAGTATTTGTGGAATACCGGTTTCCATTTCGGCGATTGGCTGGGGCTGGATGCAAAATCAGGCGACTACGTGGGTGCTACGGAACGGGATTTAATAGCGTCGGCGTTCTATTGTTATTCGGTAGAGCTGCTTAAGAAAACAGCCGTCGTATTGGGACAAGAAAAAGATGCTGCCCTGTATACTGAACTTAAAGAAAAGGTTGTTGCTGCATTTCGTAATGAATTTGTGACCCCGTCGGGAAGGCTAGCGGCTTCGACGCAGACCGCGCATGTGCTTGCCCTTATGTTTGGGTTGCTGGATGAAGAGGCAGAAAAACGGGCAGCGAAACGTCTCTATTCGCTGCTGGAGGAGAGTAGATTTCATCTAACGACAGGCTTTGTGGGCACACCCTATATGAACCATGTATTAAGCCAGCATGGCATGCATGACGCGGCATATAAGCTGCTGCTGCAACGGGACTATCCATCTTGGCTGTATCCGGTTACGAAAGGCGCTACCACGATATGGGAGCATTGGGACGGTATTAAGGAAGACGGCAGCTTCTGGAGCCGTGACATGAATTCGTTTAATCATTATGCATACGGAGCCATTGGCGAGTGGCTGTATCGTACGGTTGCAGGTATCCAGACCGTAGAGGAAGCGCCGGGTTATAAACATATTGTGATTGCGCCTGTGCCGGGCGAAGAATTGACGTGGGCTGAAGGCAAAATCGATACGCTGTACGGAACCGTCCGGTCAAGTTGGAGAATGGAAAGTGGTGGAGCGTTTCAACTGGAGGTATCCATCCCGCCAAATACAACGGCGGAAATCCGTCTGCCAGGTGTTTTTAATGCATCAAGCATTACAGAAGGAGAGGGGATACCTGTAGGCCAAGCGCGCGGGATTCAATCTGCATGTGGTGGGGAAACGGGTGTTGTGATTCAAGCGGGCTCAGGAGAGTATGCGTTCAGATATGTTTATTCCGATCATGCTGTGAAGTCATGA
- a CDS encoding cell wall hydrolase has protein sequence MAVIKTNSSDVDLLARLIRAEAEGEGEQGMLMVGNVGVNRILGNCLDFRNIRNMNDMVFQSPGGFEATQKGYFYQRARDRDRQLAQRVINGERIWPASNALWFFRPAGDCPATWYNQQNTGRFKAHCFFTPTYADCPTVF, from the coding sequence GTGGCAGTCATCAAAACGAATTCGAGTGATGTGGATCTTCTGGCAAGATTGATCCGCGCAGAGGCAGAAGGTGAAGGCGAGCAGGGCATGCTCATGGTCGGGAATGTCGGCGTGAATCGGATACTGGGCAACTGCCTGGATTTCCGAAACATCCGCAATATGAATGATATGGTGTTCCAGAGCCCGGGTGGTTTTGAGGCAACACAGAAAGGCTATTTTTATCAACGGGCCAGGGATCGGGATCGTCAGCTTGCCCAAAGAGTGATCAATGGGGAGCGCATATGGCCGGCGAGCAATGCTCTTTGGTTTTTCCGCCCGGCAGGGGATTGCCCGGCTACCTGGTACAATCAGCAGAACACAGGCCGATTCAAAGCACACTGCTTCTTCACCCCGACATATGCCGATTGCCCGACTGTTTTTTGA
- the gerQ gene encoding spore coat protein GerQ — MYNQGVPPVNFMNGVRYPGVPSRGTAGYTANVPPQVPSGSPMTPGGTVVPAPQFEQSYVENILRLNLGKQGTFYMTYENNSQWNAKVFTGVVEAAGRDHIIISERSTGRRIILLMVNLDYVVFDEPLHYQYPGVIGNPPPTGR, encoded by the coding sequence ATGTACAATCAAGGTGTGCCGCCTGTGAACTTCATGAATGGAGTCCGTTATCCGGGAGTGCCGAGCCGCGGGACGGCTGGTTATACGGCAAACGTTCCACCGCAAGTGCCTAGCGGAAGCCCAATGACTCCAGGAGGCACCGTTGTTCCGGCCCCGCAATTCGAACAATCTTACGTTGAGAATATTCTTCGACTGAACCTGGGCAAACAGGGAACCTTCTACATGACATATGAAAACAATTCGCAATGGAATGCCAAGGTGTTCACAGGCGTGGTCGAAGCCGCTGGACGCGATCATATCATTATCAGCGAACGGTCGACAGGACGCCGTATCATCCTGCTGATGGTAAACCTGGATTATGTCGTGTTCGACGAGCCGCTTCATTATCAATATCCGGGTGTTATCGGCAACCCGCCTCCGACTGGAAGATAA
- a CDS encoding hemolysin family protein: MSDPLPSLISLTLVLILVLLNGFFVSAELAFVKVKSSRIDALVEEGHRRAKFAQNILKNLDGYISACQLGITIVSIGLGWIGERTISAMITPWFNGIGWSNTAVHAMSLVLAFILIALMHIVFGALAPKTVAVRKAEQITLLSAGPLRVFYTIMFPFIWFANGLSNNVLRLFRMQPVVERNVHTEEELRDMMKESSESGLMDSTDMVLVDNIFEFADTTAREIMIPRTEMICLYNNLSLEENLKIASEGMRTRYPICDEDKDHIIGFIHIKDLMRGFVHDQLSLIRPIIAVPESIKISDLLRRMQRSKTQIAILIDEYGGTSGLVTLEDIMEEIVGEIQDEFDEERPGIEKVGEDEYSIDGLILIDEINDQFGLNVDTEDYDTIGGWLSSRLEVLLPHKGQSVMYEDYRFLIEETENKRISRIRLIRQQQQLIQEEAGA, encoded by the coding sequence TTGAGTGACCCCTTACCGAGTTTGATAAGTTTAACCTTGGTATTGATTCTCGTCCTGTTAAATGGATTTTTTGTATCGGCTGAATTAGCTTTCGTTAAAGTGAAAAGCAGCCGCATTGACGCTCTGGTCGAAGAAGGACATAGACGTGCAAAATTTGCGCAGAACATACTGAAGAACCTGGACGGATATATATCCGCATGCCAGTTAGGTATTACCATCGTGTCCATTGGACTCGGATGGATCGGCGAGAGAACGATATCCGCCATGATTACGCCTTGGTTTAATGGCATTGGCTGGAGCAATACAGCTGTTCATGCCATGTCCTTGGTATTAGCCTTCATCTTGATTGCACTCATGCACATTGTATTTGGTGCATTGGCGCCTAAGACGGTGGCTGTTCGTAAAGCGGAACAAATAACGCTGTTATCAGCAGGTCCACTGCGGGTATTTTACACCATCATGTTCCCGTTTATCTGGTTTGCCAATGGGCTCTCCAATAACGTTCTCCGCCTATTCCGGATGCAACCGGTGGTTGAGCGGAATGTTCATACCGAGGAAGAACTGCGGGATATGATGAAAGAGAGCAGTGAGAGCGGCCTGATGGATAGCACGGATATGGTATTGGTAGACAACATTTTTGAATTTGCCGATACGACGGCAAGGGAGATTATGATCCCCAGAACAGAAATGATCTGCTTATACAACAATCTTTCATTGGAAGAAAATCTGAAGATCGCAAGCGAGGGGATGCGAACCCGTTATCCAATCTGTGACGAAGACAAGGATCATATCATTGGCTTTATTCACATTAAAGATCTGATGCGCGGATTCGTTCATGACCAGCTTTCCTTGATTCGCCCGATCATTGCTGTTCCTGAGTCGATCAAGATCAGTGATCTGCTGCGAAGAATGCAGCGGAGCAAGACGCAAATTGCCATTCTTATTGATGAATACGGCGGGACTTCAGGACTCGTAACCCTGGAGGACATTATGGAAGAAATCGTCGGTGAAATTCAAGATGAGTTTGACGAAGAGCGCCCGGGCATTGAAAAGGTGGGGGAGGATGAATACTCCATTGATGGATTGATACTGATCGATGAAATTAATGACCAATTTGGTCTGAACGTGGATACAGAAGACTATGATACTATCGGTGGATGGCTGTCCTCACGTCTTGAGGTGCTGCTCCCACACAAAGGTCAATCTGTCATGTATGAGGATTATCGCTTTTTGATTGAGGAGACCGAGAATAAACGGATCTCGCGGATTCGTCTGATCAGGCAGCAGCAGCAGCTGATTCAGGAAGAAGCAGGCGCGTAA
- a CDS encoding DUF4367 domain-containing protein, which produces MSNEKYDDWFDEAFDEAFDRAASRSSLPTDNESKRQSWQQVKLQINQANKKKQRRRRFQLAGVIAASMAFGALIFSPSSVTQAVTPVYQEIKDWGNGVVTQIFGMREPVDEGKALTAPPPEQGIEPEEHVPPAELVDTEYVPFTDTDESLTESQKRAVFKIPKINYLPEDYKFHEATALTKDENADFDELHLQYKNSDDKFFYIDLIGMQLGKMINLNGDIKKTIVLESGAKAYLTENNLRFLYDNDQVVVSISGFFTEEEFIKIANSIQ; this is translated from the coding sequence ATGAGCAACGAAAAATACGATGATTGGTTTGACGAGGCCTTTGACGAAGCCTTTGATCGTGCAGCATCACGTTCCTCACTCCCTACTGACAACGAGTCCAAACGACAATCTTGGCAGCAGGTCAAGTTACAAATCAATCAGGCTAACAAAAAGAAACAGCGTCGACGCAGATTTCAGTTAGCCGGAGTCATCGCCGCATCGATGGCCTTTGGTGCGTTGATATTCTCTCCATCCTCTGTAACTCAAGCGGTAACACCGGTTTATCAGGAGATCAAGGATTGGGGAAATGGTGTGGTTACTCAAATATTCGGCATGCGAGAGCCTGTTGATGAGGGCAAGGCATTAACTGCTCCCCCACCGGAACAAGGAATAGAGCCAGAAGAGCATGTACCGCCAGCTGAATTAGTGGACACCGAATATGTTCCTTTCACAGATACCGATGAATCTCTGACAGAGTCACAAAAACGTGCCGTATTTAAAATACCAAAAATCAATTATCTTCCGGAAGATTACAAATTCCATGAGGCTACCGCATTAACAAAGGATGAAAATGCAGATTTTGACGAGCTTCATCTTCAATATAAAAATTCGGACGATAAGTTTTTCTATATTGATCTCATCGGGATGCAACTTGGCAAAATGATTAATCTCAATGGAGATATCAAGAAGACGATTGTTCTTGAATCCGGAGCGAAAGCCTATTTAACCGAGAATAACCTGCGCTTCTTATACGATAATGATCAAGTGGTTGTATCCATTAGCGGCTTCTTCACGGAAGAAGAATTCATTAAAATCGCAAACAGCATACAATGA
- a CDS encoding sigma-70 family RNA polymerase sigma factor: MSNRLQLLLAADFADLSEPIQEEIYYEFYDLVYGQILYVVRDHAAVEDIIQESFIKVITSKPNFETESKMRGWLRVVAKNSTMNYLRKNKKYRNQVDVESVFINEEDVAVSSTNVEHQVESNMLEESIEHYLDQLKPEYKLLIEYRWKHSLTYREIAELLNTREEIVKQRLFRARESVKKMLYREWGELDEQRKIR, translated from the coding sequence GTGTCCAACCGATTACAGCTCCTCCTTGCAGCAGATTTCGCTGATCTGAGCGAACCTATTCAGGAAGAAATCTATTATGAATTTTATGACCTCGTTTATGGACAGATACTGTATGTCGTACGGGATCATGCTGCTGTTGAGGATATCATTCAGGAGTCCTTTATAAAAGTGATCACAAGTAAGCCGAATTTTGAAACGGAAAGCAAGATGCGGGGATGGCTCCGAGTCGTCGCCAAAAACTCAACCATGAATTATTTAAGAAAAAATAAAAAATACCGTAACCAAGTGGATGTTGAGAGTGTTTTTATTAATGAAGAGGACGTGGCAGTTTCTTCCACAAACGTGGAACATCAGGTGGAGTCGAATATGCTGGAGGAATCCATCGAGCATTACCTCGACCAATTGAAGCCTGAATACAAGCTATTGATTGAGTACCGTTGGAAACATAGTCTGACGTACAGGGAAATCGCGGAGCTGCTGAATACTCGTGAAGAGATCGTGAAGCAGCGCTTGTTTCGAGCCAGAGAATCCGTAAAAAAAATGCTGTATAGAGAGTGGGGTGAATTGGATGAGCAACGAAAAATACGATGA
- a CDS encoding aminopeptidase codes for MSSFEQKLERYAELAVKVGANVQPGQTLVVNAMIDAAPLVRLIVKKAYETGAKQVKVNYSDEVVNRIRYDLAPDEAFLEPPTYYAEEVTELAEQGAAFLTILSSNPDLLKGVDPERISNYQRTYGAAMAKYRQYQQADKMSWTGIAYASPDWAAKVFPDVPAEQQVDKMWDAIFHAVRADLEDPIGAWEEHITTLQHKSDELNAKKYHKLRFTSPGTDLTIELPEGHIWAQAGSHNEKGERFVANIPTEEVFTAPLKTGVNGTVRSTKPLSYGGNIIDNFSITFEKGRIVDFSAEQGEDTLTRLISMDEGSHYLGEVALVPYRSPISESGILYYNTLFDENASCHLAIGSAYAFNLEGGKTMTSEQLQASGLNTSITHVDFMMGSKELNITGITHDGTEEPVFIDGNWA; via the coding sequence ATGTCCAGCTTTGAACAAAAATTGGAACGCTATGCGGAGCTTGCAGTCAAGGTGGGTGCCAATGTGCAGCCGGGACAAACGCTGGTTGTTAACGCAATGATCGATGCCGCGCCGCTAGTACGTCTTATCGTGAAAAAAGCTTATGAAACGGGCGCCAAGCAAGTTAAGGTGAATTACAGTGATGAGGTTGTGAACCGCATACGGTATGATCTGGCACCAGACGAAGCTTTTCTGGAGCCGCCGACATATTATGCGGAGGAAGTGACCGAGCTTGCCGAGCAAGGAGCTGCTTTCTTGACAATTCTCTCTTCGAACCCAGACCTGCTTAAAGGCGTGGATCCCGAGCGTATTTCCAATTACCAGCGTACATATGGCGCAGCCATGGCGAAATACCGGCAGTATCAGCAAGCCGATAAAATGAGCTGGACCGGCATTGCCTACGCTTCCCCTGATTGGGCTGCCAAGGTGTTCCCTGACGTTCCGGCCGAGCAGCAGGTGGACAAAATGTGGGACGCGATTTTCCACGCCGTTCGCGCGGATCTCGAAGATCCCATTGGTGCATGGGAGGAGCATATCACGACCCTCCAGCACAAATCGGATGAGCTCAATGCCAAGAAGTATCATAAGCTCCGCTTCACTTCACCGGGTACGGATCTTACGATCGAGCTTCCGGAGGGGCATATTTGGGCCCAGGCGGGCAGCCACAACGAGAAAGGTGAGCGGTTCGTTGCCAACATTCCGACGGAGGAAGTATTCACCGCTCCGCTCAAAACCGGCGTGAACGGCACGGTACGCAGCACGAAGCCTTTGAGCTACGGCGGCAACATCATCGACAATTTCTCGATTACGTTCGAGAAGGGTCGCATCGTTGATTTCTCCGCGGAACAAGGCGAGGATACCTTAACCCGCCTGATCTCCATGGATGAAGGCTCGCATTATCTTGGCGAAGTTGCGCTTGTGCCTTATCGCTCTCCGATCTCGGAAAGCGGCATCTTGTATTACAACACGCTGTTTGACGAAAATGCCTCCTGTCACCTGGCCATCGGCAGCGCGTATGCCTTTAACCTTGAAGGCGGCAAGACCATGACGTCCGAACAGCTTCAAGCAAGCGGTCTGAACACCAGCATTACCCACGTCGACTTCATGATGGGCTCCAAAGAGCTTAATATTACCGGTATCACTCATGATGGTACGGAGGAGCCTGTATTCATCGACGGGAATTGGGCTTAA